Proteins encoded by one window of ANME-2 cluster archaeon:
- a CDS encoding formylmethanofuran dehydrogenase — protein MTQPHIPPDLKPIIDFHGHFCPGLVLGYRAAKAGMKRIHAMRSEDEELIAIVENNSCAVDAIQYMTGCTFGKGNFFFRDYGKHVYTLALRPLGRGVRVSLKGTMFEKEDRDERIEQILSIDENELFDIRDVTIELPMHARIHESVPCSRCGEPVMETRIKEKDGKGYCIPCFNEKS, from the coding sequence ATGACACAGCCCCATATTCCCCCAGACCTCAAACCCATCATCGATTTCCACGGCCACTTCTGTCCGGGCCTGGTACTTGGTTACCGCGCTGCAAAGGCAGGCATGAAACGAATTCATGCCATGCGCTCAGAGGATGAAGAATTAATAGCAATTGTGGAGAACAATTCCTGCGCAGTGGATGCCATACAGTACATGACCGGCTGCACCTTTGGTAAGGGCAATTTCTTTTTCAGGGATTACGGCAAGCATGTATATACCCTCGCACTCCGCCCCCTTGGTCGTGGTGTACGGGTAAGCCTGAAGGGCACTATGTTCGAAAAAGAGGACCGTGATGAGCGTATCGAGCAGATATTGAGCATAGATGAAAATGAGTTGTTCGACATACGGGACGTTACAATTGAACTGCCGATGCATGCCCGGATACATGAATCAGTGCCATGTTCCAGGTGTGGGGAGCCGGTGATGGAGACAAGGATCAAGGAAAAGGATGGAAAAGGTTACTGCATTCCATGTTTTAATGAAAAGTCCTGA